TCCCAGACAGGAGccactgggacatatgttttggctttatttatttattttggtgcatttgtaccccacactttcccacataagcaggcgcagtgtggcttacataaatcaaCAGCATACAAGTCAATATGGAAAAGGCACAGAAACAGGATGCGGCAGGAGAGGAAGGTACACGGGACGACACGGGTAAATGACAGGGGTGAGGAGTCAACAAGGGGAAGAGGATAAACTGAGGATTAGCCAGGGGGATAAGCCTTGGCAAATAAGAAGGTCTTCAAGGACTTCTTGAACTGCAGATGATCGGCAAGCACCTTAAGCTGTCGTGGCAGCACATTCCAGgattgcgtgctgatgtaggggaaggacgaagcataaagagtcttgtattttacatgccAATAGGTGGGGTAATGTAGTTGGAGGTAAGTCCTTGCAGAGCTCTGGGCGTTTCTGGAAGGCAGATCAATTACAGTAAGCATGTACTCAgcagcttcaccatagatgatcttGTGCGTAAGTGaacagattttgaatgaaatcCTCTTTGTCCAGGAGTCTTGGTTTTTTGACAACATCTTACTGACTGTATTGCACAGATTTGTGATTGGCCATTGCAAAGTGACCCAAAGTTGCTGCTTGGTCACTATGATCTGGTAAAGACAATTCCCTCGGGTTTCCTGGACTTTTTATCATGAGATGTGTTTGATGGCTAAATGGACTATGCTCCTGCTTTGGCGTTCATCAGACTTACCTTCTCTGACACTTTAGAGGCAACATCTAGATATTTCTGACATCAGCTCTCCTCGAGACATCCATTTTCAACGAGtttgggagaggttctggactacACTGATTCCTAGAGCGTACAGTAGTGTGCTGAATTTATCTTTTTAGGTTGCTATACATTCTGGTTCTGTAGCTGTATCCCACCACACAGGTTGGGTTGGGTGGGAGGATGGAGTATTGGGCACTTTCATTTGGGGTCTGGTTCTGTAAGAATATTGTTAATGTCTCATATTGTATTACTGTTTCTTGGTTGTTCTTTATccttttaataaaatgatttaaatataaaaaacacCTAGGCACATATGTTGCCTTTAGTTCACCTAAGTTTGGATTGTTTTATATTGGCCTGTGTAAAATAAACACATAGAGGCCCTATTATAAAATCAAGCTAAGAGTCCTTTTCACTCTACTTTGTAAGATTTTTCCTGTTGGGCAGCACCAACTGCCCTTCTATTACCATACGACTTGGAGGAACATATAACCCTGTAATGGACTCAGCAACTTTCGGAGCTCCACTGGAAAGGAAACTACTAAACTGTAAAGCAGGCATTAAACCACAAGCCATGGTGGAAATAGATGTTTCTTGTTCTCTTCTGCATGTGTAGCATTATGGTATCAACACCCCTTGGTTGGGAAAAGGGAAAAAGGGGAAGAAGCATTCCAACCTGGTTAACTGACCATTGAATCAACGCCTCTTTACAACAGTTCTAACTTGGAAATTCCAACAATAATTCACATTACTGACTTTTGGAGGCATATGGATGTAGAAACCTGCTCACAGTTGAAACCCTATCTGCTCGTGCTCATGAGCAGCAGAgcaaataacagcagataaagattgaAATGACCTACCAGTCTGCCCATAAGGTGTTTAGGGTTATAACAGCTGCTCCATGCAGATTCACTGcattcccccaccctcccttgttTTTTACATGcaatgcataattaagctgtggaatctgttgccagagcaAGTAGCCAAGGTGACCAACATATCTGGTtgtaaaaaaggattggacaaattcctggaggaaaggtccataaaaTTTATTAGTCAGGTAGATGTGAAACAGCCATTGCTCATCCCTGGAAATAGagccacattttgggatccactGGGTACTTGCCACTGTCacagacaggatactgggctccatggaccttgcTCTAACTCAGCATGGCTTTTATTATGTTCATATCTCTTTTGGGGAGTACAATAAAGTTATCCCATGGCTATTCTGAGCTGTAGGTAGGTTACCCCAATGTTTTTGTTTTCATCCTCTTGCTATTAAGGAATAATCTTTCCTAccactttttaaatttttcctaccactttttaaattctatcagcattttcatctccaccgccttttctgtgaaataattttttttttactgatgttTCTCCTGAATCTACCTCAATACAGCCTCATACCATGTCTCCTAGTTCTACAGTTTCCCTTCCTTTAGAAAGAGTTTGTTTCTTGTGTTTGAATACCTTTCAGGAATTTATATCTCCTCTATCCTTCTTCTCCTCTCAAGCCTTTTGATGTAGAGGTGCCCTATCTTGATTGCTTTTCTCTAGACTGCCTccagtctccaaaactgaacaaagtGATGCCTCACCAATAATTTTTACAAAGGCCTgatcacctccttttcctgctGGTTAACCCTCTGACTCTAACCATGTGTGATATCTTTCATACCTGTATGAATATAGGTGTGTTTCTTCATGTCAGATTTCTGGTGGAAGCGCTTGCCACAGTACTGGCAGGGGTAAGGCCGTGTGTCTGAGTGGATCAAGAGATGGGTGGACAAGGTGGATGATCGTTTAAACGTTTTTTGACACATTTTACACTCAAAATTTCTTTCCTATTGGGGAAAATGAAAGATCCGTTGTAAGCTATGATCTGAGTAAAGGAacatttattatttcaaaaatataGATAAgagagcagaggcgtagccagatggacaattttgggtgggcctgagcccaaggtgggtgggcatagaattcaccccccccccatccccctctggtttgctcctctctccacccctccctgcccacaaaccccaaatattaaatacttgagctggtggggatccccaaaccctgccagctgaagattttctcctccttctcgaggagccagcactcttccaaatggcagtcAGCAGCacgcctcaaactgatgctgctgccagcaggctgtgcatgctcagtgcttttgtatgtgcaaaaactgagcatgtgcagaagggctggtctcagcgtcagctcaaggcaagtgctgttagctgacatttggaagagcgagggctgcccaaggagaaaaaatcttcagctggcaaggtttggggatccccaccagccatagcaagaatgtcacaattttgggtgggcctgagtccaaggtaggtgggtcctggcccacccaggcccacctatggctacgccactgtaagagagaaaaaaaggactTAGTTTCTCAGTAAATGTGGTGCTGGTGGACAGAAATTACACATTGTGTTAATGTTTTGTGTTGTGTTTTATATAGAACCCTAACCCTGAAGTTCTCAACCCaatctcaggacacacctagccagtcaggttttctggatatccacagtgaatatgcatgagataaatttgcatgcactacctccacgtTTACATTACATTACGCTTATATTCTGCAATTACCTATTGGGTTCATTGCGGATAACATCAAAGCAACCAGTTGATTTAAACTAGGAAGTTACaaacataggagtccttttaccaagctgtgggaaaaagggaccTGCGCTGGCGCAGGGGccttttttcctgtgtgccagggccctttttaccgcagcaggtaaaaaagcccacagcacacatggccatgaggtaagagaactcttaccatatggccatgcggcagggagcccttaccgccacccactgaggtgacgataagggctcccgcgctaacctgccagtaaccaggcagtgtacagcaatgcctgattacctctGGGCTATCGCCACGCAAGCTATtttcaggggttttctttttccccggaaatggcgtgtgcttgggacaggactactgccggtggccaCATTGGGTCAGCAGTAGTCCTGGAAGTGTGAGCGTAAGCCCGTGtcgggcttactgctgctctgtaaaaaggGTCCCATAGTAACATATACAGCATAGTAACTTACGGTATATAACATAGATAACCATTCTTATTCAATTATACAAATAGcaaatgcaaatctatttcattacaaatgcaaatctatttcatgcatattcattatgggtgtcctgaaaacctgactggctagcaggcttattttcggaaGGGTGCCCacttttcgacacaaatcgcaaaatgggtgtccttctcacagggtcgcccaaatcggcataatcgaaagccgattttgggcatcctcaactgctttccatcgcggagatgaccaaagttcatgggggcatgtcggaagcatagcgaaggcaggactggggcgtgcttaacacatgggcgtactcggccgataatggaaaaaagaagggcgtccctgacaacacttggatgactttacttggtcctttttgtttttaaaaccaagccacaaaaatgtgccctaaatgaccagatgaccacggagggaatgggggtgacctccccttacttccccagtggtcactaaccccctcccaccctaaaacaatgtttttaatattttttccagcctctatgccagcctcaaatatcatacccagctccatgacagcagtatgtaggtccctggagcagttttagtgggtactacagtgcacttcaggcaggtggacccaggcccatccccccctacctgttacacttgtggtggtaaatgtgagccctccaaaacccaccacaaacccactgtacacacatgtaggtgccccccttcaccagtaagggctatgatagtggtgtacagttgtggggagtggggtttagggggggttggggggctcagcacacaaggtaagggagctatgcacctgggacctttttctgaagtccactacagtgcctcctagggtgccctggcatgtgagggggaccagtccactacgaatgctggctcctcccatgaccaaatggacgcccatcttgtttcgataatacgggtttcccctccccttcgcagggacgtcctgcgaggacgtcctcaggaaaacttgggtgccccattcgattatgcccctccacgtgtgtcccaaggactgggttgagaacccctgcagcCTAACCAGAAACTATTTTCTGGTTGGTGCATTTCTGGCCACACACCTGAGAGTGGACATTCATGTGTTGCTCCAGACTCACGGCATGGCCAAAGGTTTTTCCACAGATGTCGCAAGCAAAGGGTCGCATCCCACTGTGGGACCTCCGCACATGGACCTCTAGTCCATGCGGTGTGGAGAACACCTGTAAAAGAAAGATCTAGGTGACAATTGTACCTATCTGTTTCCTTTCACAGAGGATTCCATTATGTTGCAACCATGAGGCATTTCAAACACACACAAGTCCTTGTAGTATGCTGTTTATGGCATTTGTACTCAATGATACCTTCCAAAGAGAGATAAGAATATATGCTTGGTTACTATCCAGTTGGGTGATTGAGAGACTAGCTCAGGGTAAAAAATGGAAACATGCTTCCTTTTATACCGGCATTAGCAAAGGGCAATCAACTTCTTTATTGAGCCCATTAGGCTCAACGGTATTCCAATTATACAATTGATACGCAAAGAGCAGTGATTAATATATAATTGGAATACCGTTGAGCCTAATGGGCTCAATAAAGAAGTTGATTGGCCTTCTTTGCTAATGTCGGTATAAAAGGAAGCAAGGTTTAGTGATAACCCATATGATGCAGAAAATGACGTTAACATACCGGAAGCTGGTGCTTACTGTGGTGTGCCTAACGGCAATGTGAGGTCACTTAAGGTAAAAAATTATTACTGagattatgttttatgttttgtatGAAGGAGTAGATGTGTAATTGTGTATACTGTTTGCTGtataaggtctcctgatgaagtgataaggaaacacggccagtgttgagaCCAAAGACAGATTGAATATTCGTTTGTTGGAGCTTGTGAAATATTATCCAGATGATGTCCGACATCAAGATTGTTGAATGAAGTGGTGATATTTCTCAGCTGCTAGACACATTACTGCTGGATGCAGAGAGTTTGGGATAGgcggtcataggcggtcggtggcccaactgtttggggaggctaaaggggcggggttaggggtggggccaggggtggagcttaaatccataattgtctgataacacacagaaaaaataaataaataaataaaaataaaagtcataattaataccttttattaaatttagatattagctatgtatcatatgtcaaagaataaagtggttgctcaaagcatgtactaaccacaatcgctcaactgcaaaacactatgcacaactttgtgcaaaaacacactcagaaccttactgtaccataaatattacactgggcagaacctaatacaccaatataccacccatacggaaaatgcagaccctcaacaatatgaaacaagggatcataatatcacaattctcatgtagagccacaaaacaccctaattcatgtttaatgtgggataaaatgtcataaataagtaaataaatataaacttttaatgttgagcacctgattctcaaagtggacatattccaaacactataacgaaaataaaataatcttttctacctttgttgtctggtgactttgtttttctgatcatgctggccaagtatccgattctgctgctatctgtcctcttaactctggttccagggcttcctttccatttatttctttaatttctgcctttcttcttcatttcttgccttacatccgtaagtaaaagctgggtcctctgcagacttgactgtccagtggatccagcttctgcctattttctccatcgatgtgcaggttttctcccttttccctcatctcatctccttcctctgtcttccctcccctccatgcatgtccagaatttctccccttcattcatgtgcatctccttcctgtcttcccgtctcgccatccatgtccagcaaccctcttctcccctctagccacccacccatgtccagtaaatctcctctcccctgacctcccctccacccatgtccagcaaccctcctctctcccctgccatcccctccatccacccatgtccagcaaccctcctctctcccctgccatcccctccatccacccatgtccagcaaccctcctctcccctctagccacccacccatgtccagcaaatctcctctcccctgacctcctctccacccatgtccagcaaccctcctctctcccctgccatcccctatccacccattccagcaaccctcctctctcccctgccatcccctctatccacccattccagcaaccctcctctctcctctgccatcccctctatccacccattccagcaaccctcctctctcctctgccatcccctctatccacccattccagcaaccctcctctctcccctgccatcccctctatccacccattccagcaaccctcctctctcctctgccatcccctctatccacccattccagcaaccctcctctcccctgccctccacgcaTATCCAGCGAATttccttctgtcccctgcccccctccattcataccCGGCAGCGCCagcgtgattctcctctcccctttccctcctcttgTTTACTATCTGGCCCGCGCCATTTTTAATTTACCTGCGTTCCAGCGTCGGCccgccgcatcatttcaaagcccgccctgctgcctgtctctattcttccctccctttgcGATGTGATTCGTTcagcagagtcccgccttctgacatcatttcctcgagggcgggactctgccgaacgaacacatcacgaagggagggaagaatagagacaggcagcaggacgggctttgaaatgacgcggcgggccgacgctggaacgcaggtaaattaaagatgacgCGGGGCCgataggggagggaaaggggagattcaCGGCGCCGCTCGCTCGCCCGCCCAACACCTAACTGTTTCctgctggctggggaggcttagcctccccaagcctcttataccgggcgcctatgcgtCAAGTTATACTTGAGGTTACAAGACTTTTGCTGTTTATACATACACATTGGTGTGTATAATCATTGCAGCTGTGATTGGAACTTTCTTAGGGGAAAGAGAAAATGTTGGACATTATTTGTACTGATTTCAAAGAGCTGTGTTGGTTGGAATAAATATGAAAATGTATATTGTATAACGTATGTGTGATTAAATAGGTTGGTAAAATGTATAGGTTGTATTAGTCAAGTGATATGGAGAATTAATGTTAAAAGGACTAATTATTGTAGGTTTACCCCATAAGTTTGtactatgaatattcattgtggatatcctgagaacctgactgtctggggcgcctccaagaccaggtttatgaatcactgctctaaccactaaaccACACACTCCTGCATCCaggctggcccaaccattaggcagggCTAGGCAGTCACATAGGGCAATAGCTTCTGGTAGACACAGAGGAGCAGTTGCAGTTAAAGCAAAACAATCGATCCTGACAACCagacaaactcaaagaaacaaCAAGAAATACTTTTACCAAGAGGGAGAGCAGTTTTCAATCAGTCCATTTACCCAGATGGGACCTAGTAGTTAATTGGGGAGGAGGACGTACAACTGAAGATTTGTCTAGGGCATCTCATAGCTTTCCACCAGCCTTGTCTGCATTCTTATGTCCCTCACATTCAAATACTCTCTTTCTTAGGGGTTGGTGGGATAACATACAGTATTTAATACCAAAGCAAATTTATCCTCATTCATGCAAAACAAATACACTAGTTAGGAACACTAACCTGTGTGCATCAATCTCTCAATATTAAACACATCTATGGGCAAAACAACATGCTTCCCACTTGCAGCAGATCCCTCGGAGCACTCACCTTGTTGCACTTAACACAGCGGAAGGCCTCCATGCCTGGCGAATAGCGCAAACTGTAGTCGATGGGATGAGCATTCTCAGGCTTGGGGGAGCTTGATGGGAGATGATTATATAGGCTGACTGACCGCTCCATCACTGCTGAGGGCACATTGGATGACAGCTGCCGAAAGCGATAGGGAGCATGGAAGGAATCCCAGGAAAAACTGGGTTTGTAAAAGGCAGGTATTGAGGGTGAGCTGTAAGATTTCATCTGCAGAGGTGAAAGTGCTGTTTCTGAAGAGGCAAAGAGCATAGATTCAGGACAAGAAGAGGGAACAGAAACAAGTGTGCTGGATGAAAAATcaataacagaattcaagaaagcatggatcAGCACACAGGTTCACCTAAGGCGgtgcacagcaggtacagtttaacataaaacacagttttgttaacagcataacaatagtaaaataaccaagaataaacataagtacaataaatgaggtaaacttgaaaacagtaaattgaaacttaataataaAACTacaatgaaacagtatcaaaaatatacacatttaacagcactggaattcagatACCAGAGATATAACACAATAATGAAAGCAAAACAGCCTCCACACACATGGGCCACAGCTAATAAAAACTGAAACAAAAAg
This is a stretch of genomic DNA from Microcaecilia unicolor chromosome 6, aMicUni1.1, whole genome shotgun sequence. It encodes these proteins:
- the GFI1B gene encoding zinc finger protein Gfi-1b isoform X1, with the protein product MPRSFLVKSKKLHTYHQRRSVEYDLLPHWDPMTLPGSDFCPAFSSATGDGPQKEAESLAGMCQHYCHIKTEEEESVQQATASPLHLQETALSPLQMKSYSSPSIPAFYKPSFSWDSFHAPYRFRQLSSNVPSAVMERSVSLYNHLPSSSPKPENAHPIDYSLRYSPGMEAFRCVKCNKVFSTPHGLEVHVRRSHSGMRPFACDICGKTFGHAVSLEQHMNVHSQERNFECKMCQKTFKRSSTLSTHLLIHSDTRPYPCQYCGKRFHQKSDMKKHTYIHTGEKPHKCQVCGKAFSQSSNLITHSRKHTGFKPFTCELCGKGFQRKVDLRRHRETQHGLKGELSHPPH
- the GFI1B gene encoding zinc finger protein Gfi-1b isoform X2, with the protein product MPRSFLVKSKKLHTYHQRRSVEYDLLPHWDPMTLPGSDFCPAFSSATGDGPQKEAESLAGMCQHYCHIKTEEEESVQQATASPLHLQETALSPLQMKSYSSPSIPAFYKPSFSWDSFHAPYRFRQLSSNVPSAVMERSVSLYNHLPSSSPKPENAHPIDYSLRYSPGMEAFRCVKCNKVFSTPHGLEVHVRRSHSGMRPFACDICGKTFGHAERNFECKMCQKTFKRSSTLSTHLLIHSDTRPYPCQYCGKRFHQKSDMKKHTYIHTGEKPHKCQVCGKAFSQSSNLITHSRKHTGFKPFTCELCGKGFQRKVDLRRHRETQHGLKGELSHPPH